Within Verrucomicrobiota bacterium, the genomic segment TCCCACGCTCCCGTTCCTGCTCCATCCAATCGGTGACTGCGGTGCCCTCATGCACTTCACCGATCTTGTGAACGACGCCCGTGTAGTAGAGCATCCGTTCGGTCGTAGTCGTCTTTCCTGCGTCGATATGTGCCGCTATCCCGATATTACGAGTCCGCTCCAAGGGGCATTTGCGCTCCTTGGCGTTGACATCGAGTATCTCCATTGCGGCGGACATGGCAGGGGTTTCGTTAAATTCAACAAGGCTCCAGGGGAGTTAAATCACCAGCGGAGATGGGCAAACGCACGGTTTGCCTGTGCCATCCGGTGAGTTTCTTCCTTTTTGCGGACCACCGATCCAGTGCCGTTGTAGGCATCGATTATTTCGTTAGCGAGAGCCTCACCCATGGAAATTCCCTTGCGGGCACGGGCAGACGCCACCATCCAGCGAAGGGCGAGGCCCTGCTGGCGTTCGTAAGTCAATTCAACAGGCACCTGATAAGTAGCACCCCCAACTCGACGGCTCTTCACCTCGAGCTTCGGACGCGCATTTTCGAGAGCTCCGAGGAGGAGATCAACAGAATCGCCCTTTTCCAGCTTCTCGCTGACCCGCTCGAAAGCAGAGTAGACGATGCGCTGGGCGAGACTCTTTTTACCCCGGCTCATTACCATATTAATCAGCTGGCTGACCAACTGGCTTTGGTAACGCGGGTCAGGGATGAACTCCCTCTTTTCGGCTTGGCGACGGCGTGACATGATTCAAAAAACTTGGGTTAAACTCAGGATTCCTTCGGCTTCTTCACCCC encodes:
- the rpsG gene encoding 30S ribosomal protein S7, producing the protein MSRRRQAEKREFIPDPRYQSQLVSQLINMVMSRGKKSLAQRIVYSAFERVSEKLEKGDSVDLLLGALENARPKLEVKSRRVGGATYQVPVELTYERQQGLALRWMVASARARKGISMGEALANEIIDAYNGTGSVVRKKEETHRMAQANRAFAHLRW